A single region of the Streptomyces sp. NBC_00236 genome encodes:
- a CDS encoding carbohydrate ABC transporter permease, whose protein sequence is MSFISGRRTGRRGSRRFTRRDLVVLGALLGIPVLLDIAIVWGPTLASVVLSFTSWDGIGDIEWVGTRNYTNLFTNYPQFWPAARHNLLWLAFLGLVATPFGLLLAVLIDKGVRFSRFYQSTLYMPVVLSLAVVGFIAQLVFSRDQGALNAIVGDTASPTDWLGDPDLNIWMVLLAAAWRHTGYVMILYLAGLKAVDTSLKEAAAIDGASETQTFFRIVFPTLRPVNVIVGVITVIESLRAFDIVYAVNHGRNGLELLSVLVTDNIIGEASRIGFGSAIAVVLLVVSLGFVVTYLVQEIRGEKDR, encoded by the coding sequence GTGTCGTTCATCTCGGGGCGGCGCACCGGACGACGGGGCTCGCGACGGTTCACCCGCCGCGACCTCGTCGTGCTCGGCGCCCTGCTCGGCATACCCGTCCTGCTCGACATCGCCATCGTGTGGGGGCCGACCCTCGCCTCCGTCGTACTCTCCTTCACCAGCTGGGACGGCATCGGCGACATCGAGTGGGTCGGCACGCGCAACTACACGAACCTCTTCACGAACTACCCGCAGTTCTGGCCCGCCGCCCGCCACAATCTGCTCTGGCTCGCCTTCCTCGGCCTGGTCGCCACACCGTTCGGGCTGCTCCTGGCCGTACTCATCGACAAGGGCGTGCGCTTCAGCCGCTTCTACCAGTCGACCCTGTACATGCCCGTCGTGCTCTCCCTCGCCGTCGTCGGGTTCATCGCACAACTGGTCTTCTCCCGCGACCAGGGAGCCCTCAACGCCATCGTCGGCGACACCGCGTCACCGACCGACTGGCTGGGCGATCCCGACCTCAACATCTGGATGGTCCTGCTCGCGGCCGCCTGGCGCCACACCGGCTACGTGATGATCCTCTACCTCGCCGGACTCAAGGCCGTGGACACCTCCCTCAAGGAAGCCGCCGCGATCGACGGGGCGAGCGAGACCCAGACCTTCTTCCGCATCGTCTTCCCGACACTGCGCCCGGTCAACGTCATCGTCGGCGTCATTACCGTCATCGAGTCACTGCGCGCCTTCGACATCGTCTACGCGGTCAACCACGGCCGCAACGGCCTGGAACTGCTCTCGGTGCTCGTCACCGACAACATCATCGGCGAGGCCAGCCGGATCGGTTTCGGCTCCGCCATCGCGGTCGTCCTGCTGGTCGTCTCCCTGGGATTCGTCGTGACGTACCTGGTCCAGGAGATCCGAGGGGAGAAGGACCGATGA
- a CDS encoding NPCBM/NEW2 domain-containing protein, which produces MRHLPSRTTRTSRHRVIGALTAGLLCAAGVTVPAAAQSPEPATAPTAEARAGNGLALTPPMGFNNWNSTHCRAEFDEEMVKGIADIFVEKGLREAGYEFVNLDDCWAKPQRNADGKLEADPVRFPNGIAAVADYVHAKGLKLGIYTSAGTKTCDSVGLPGALGHEYSDAQQFADWGVDYLKYDNCNNQGVDAKERYTTMRDALAATGRPIVYSICEWGQNKPWEWAAELGNLWRTTGDINDSWSSMLSIMKQNLPLASAAGPGHWNDPDMLEVGNGGMTDTEYRTHFSMWSVMAAPLLIGSDLRTATPETYRILSNHEVIAVDQDPLGKQGVVLSSDGGRWVVAKEMQDGSRVVALFNETGSAQRIGTTAAAAGLPQADAYAVRDLWEHTTRNTAGGLSATVPAHGTVMLRVAADSHWAAYPPAVELALDGSPLVEAGRTARLTTTVTDLGRTPAAKVSAALTGPSGWRIAADSATKAPVLPTGGALTTHWRVTAPPGTATGTYDLTLTAQYRSPTGQPVRSAVPFQAHVVVAPPAGGGYLSDLPQLTASNGYGPVEKDTSNGESAAGDGHPLTIGGEVYAKGLGVHAASAVEYYTGGACATVTAHVGVDDEKGAKGSVAFEIWADGTKAASTGVLTNAMAAQPVSADVSGAQVVRLVVTDGGDGVDSDHGDWADLRITC; this is translated from the coding sequence ATGCGTCATCTTCCAAGCCGTACAACCCGCACAAGCCGCCACAGAGTCATCGGAGCGCTGACCGCGGGCCTCCTGTGCGCGGCGGGAGTCACCGTTCCCGCCGCCGCACAGTCCCCCGAACCCGCCACGGCGCCGACGGCCGAGGCTCGGGCCGGCAACGGCCTCGCGCTCACTCCGCCCATGGGGTTCAACAATTGGAACTCGACCCATTGCCGGGCCGAGTTCGACGAGGAGATGGTCAAGGGGATCGCCGACATCTTCGTCGAGAAGGGGCTCAGGGAGGCGGGCTACGAGTTCGTCAACCTTGACGACTGCTGGGCGAAGCCGCAGCGTAATGCGGACGGCAAGCTGGAAGCGGATCCGGTGCGATTCCCGAACGGCATCGCGGCCGTTGCGGACTACGTCCACGCGAAGGGTCTCAAGCTCGGCATCTACACCAGCGCGGGCACCAAGACCTGCGACAGCGTCGGTCTTCCCGGCGCGCTGGGTCACGAATACAGCGACGCACAGCAGTTCGCGGACTGGGGCGTCGACTACCTCAAGTACGACAACTGCAACAACCAGGGCGTGGACGCGAAAGAGCGCTATACGACGATGCGGGACGCACTGGCCGCCACCGGTCGCCCGATCGTCTACAGCATTTGCGAATGGGGCCAGAACAAGCCCTGGGAGTGGGCCGCGGAACTCGGCAACCTCTGGCGCACCACAGGCGACATCAACGACAGCTGGAGCAGCATGCTGTCGATCATGAAGCAGAACCTGCCGCTCGCCTCGGCGGCGGGCCCCGGCCACTGGAACGACCCCGACATGCTGGAGGTCGGGAACGGCGGGATGACGGACACGGAGTACCGCACCCACTTCTCCATGTGGTCGGTGATGGCCGCACCGCTGCTCATCGGCTCCGATCTGCGCACGGCGACGCCCGAGACGTACCGGATCCTCTCCAACCACGAGGTCATAGCCGTTGACCAGGACCCGCTCGGCAAGCAGGGGGTCGTGCTCTCCTCCGACGGCGGACGCTGGGTCGTGGCCAAGGAGATGCAGGACGGCAGCCGGGTGGTGGCGCTGTTCAACGAGACCGGGAGCGCGCAGCGGATCGGGACGACGGCTGCGGCGGCGGGGCTTCCGCAGGCCGACGCATACGCCGTACGTGACCTGTGGGAGCACACCACGCGCAACACTGCGGGCGGCCTTTCCGCCACCGTCCCGGCCCACGGGACGGTGATGCTGCGCGTCGCCGCCGACAGTCACTGGGCCGCTTATCCGCCGGCGGTGGAACTGGCCCTGGACGGCAGCCCGCTGGTGGAGGCGGGCCGCACGGCACGACTGACGACGACGGTCACCGACCTGGGCCGGACGCCCGCCGCCAAGGTGTCGGCCGCGCTCACCGGGCCGTCCGGCTGGCGGATCGCGGCCGACTCCGCGACCAAGGCACCGGTCCTGCCGACAGGAGGGGCGCTGACCACCCACTGGCGGGTGACGGCGCCGCCGGGCACGGCCACCGGTACCTACGATCTGACGCTCACCGCGCAGTACCGCTCGCCCACCGGGCAGCCGGTACGGTCCGCCGTGCCGTTCCAGGCCCATGTGGTGGTGGCGCCCCCGGCCGGCGGCGGCTACCTGAGCGATCTGCCGCAGCTCACCGCATCCAACGGCTACGGACCGGTGGAGAAGGACACCAGCAACGGCGAGAGCGCGGCGGGCGACGGACATCCGCTGACCATCGGCGGCGAGGTGTACGCCAAGGGGCTGGGGGTGCATGCGGCCAGTGCCGTCGAGTACTACACGGGCGGCGCGTGCGCCACGGTGACGGCACACGTCGGGGTCGACGACGAGAAGGGCGCCAAGGGAAGCGTGGCCTT
- a CDS encoding ABC transporter substrate-binding protein, which translates to MSRRTLLRGAAVGAGAVTLPALLTACGGGPGGDGKTISLGSNASDPIPKKAFADAFKAYAGQSDSRKVKVNTVDHNTFQENINRYLQGKPDDVFMWFAGYRMQFFAKKGLLYDISDNWEGYEGFSDALKAQSTGEDGKQYLTPYYYYPWAVFHRKSLFTERGYQAPRTLDEYVALAKQMKKDKLDPIAFCDKDGWPAMGTFDYINMRTNGYEFHKSLMAGEEAWTDKRVREVFDTWRRLLPYCQQGANGRTWQEAATSLQKRDAGMAVFGLPHPGAQFPKAEQDDLDFFPFPVINPEHGQDAVEAPIDGFLLAKKSKSLKNAKSLESAKDLLKWLATGKAEDIYLKSDPNNIAVNDRADTSQYSAIQKKAVDMVSGAKQISQFLDRDTRPDFASTVMIQAIQKFISSPNDVDGLVNDIERQKKTIFASD; encoded by the coding sequence ATGTCCCGGCGAACTCTGCTGCGTGGCGCGGCAGTCGGTGCCGGCGCGGTCACGCTTCCCGCACTGCTCACCGCGTGCGGAGGCGGGCCCGGTGGTGACGGCAAGACCATCAGCCTGGGCTCGAATGCCTCCGACCCCATTCCGAAGAAGGCCTTCGCCGACGCCTTCAAGGCCTATGCCGGCCAGTCGGACAGCCGGAAGGTGAAGGTCAACACCGTTGACCACAACACCTTTCAGGAGAACATCAACCGCTATCTGCAGGGAAAGCCCGACGACGTCTTCATGTGGTTCGCCGGATACCGCATGCAGTTCTTCGCCAAGAAGGGGCTGCTGTACGACATCAGCGACAACTGGGAGGGCTACGAGGGGTTCTCGGACGCTCTGAAGGCCCAGTCCACCGGCGAGGACGGCAAGCAGTACCTCACGCCGTACTACTACTATCCGTGGGCCGTCTTCCACCGGAAGAGCCTCTTCACCGAACGGGGCTACCAGGCGCCCAGGACGCTGGACGAGTACGTGGCCCTGGCCAAGCAGATGAAGAAGGACAAGCTCGACCCCATCGCTTTCTGCGACAAGGACGGCTGGCCCGCGATGGGCACGTTCGACTACATCAACATGCGGACCAACGGATACGAATTCCACAAGAGTCTGATGGCCGGCGAGGAAGCCTGGACGGACAAGCGCGTCAGGGAGGTCTTCGACACCTGGCGGCGTCTGCTTCCGTACTGCCAGCAGGGCGCCAACGGCCGTACCTGGCAGGAGGCGGCCACCAGCCTCCAGAAGCGTGACGCGGGCATGGCCGTCTTCGGACTGCCGCACCCCGGCGCCCAGTTCCCCAAGGCGGAACAGGACGACCTCGACTTCTTCCCCTTCCCCGTCATCAACCCGGAGCACGGCCAGGACGCCGTCGAGGCGCCGATCGACGGGTTCCTGCTGGCGAAGAAGTCGAAGAGCCTCAAGAACGCGAAGAGCCTGGAGAGCGCCAAGGACCTGCTGAAGTGGCTCGCCACCGGCAAGGCCGAGGACATCTACCTCAAGAGCGACCCGAACAACATCGCGGTCAACGACCGGGCGGACACCTCCCAGTACTCCGCCATCCAGAAGAAGGCCGTCGACATGGTCTCGGGGGCGAAGCAGATCTCCCAGTTCCTGGACCGTGACACCCGTCCGGACTTCGCGTCCACGGTCATGATCCAGGCGATCCAGAAGTTCATCAGCAGTCCGAACGACGTGGACGGCCTGGTCAACGACATCGAACGGCAGAAGAAGACCATCTTCGCCTCGGACTGA
- a CDS encoding carbohydrate ABC transporter permease — translation MTTQATAARPAQPVPATSRRRVRPGRLGVHAFLMTVSLAFLAPLLLAVYASLRPYDETSEHGYFSLPRHLSLDYYRQAFTDSGMTKYFVNTMIIAVPGVLVTLFLASFVAFALARLRMRGGLVLLMLFTAGNLLPQQVIVTPLYVVFNRIPLPYWMSDSMTMFDSYWAVILVQVGFQLGFCVFVLANFMRTLPQEILEAAVVDGAGVWTQYWRITLPLCRPALAALGTLQFTWMYNDFLWALVFISDGDKLPVTSALNNLRGQFFTDYNLLAAGSVIVALPTLVVFLLLQRHFIAGLTLGSSKG, via the coding sequence ATGACCACGCAAGCAACCGCCGCCCGCCCGGCGCAGCCCGTCCCCGCCACGTCCCGGCGCCGGGTCCGCCCCGGCCGGCTCGGCGTGCACGCCTTCCTGATGACGGTGTCGCTCGCCTTCCTCGCCCCACTGCTGCTCGCCGTGTACGCCTCGCTCAGGCCCTACGACGAGACCTCGGAGCACGGGTACTTCTCGCTGCCCCGCCATCTCTCGCTGGACTACTATCGGCAGGCGTTCACCGACTCCGGGATGACGAAGTACTTCGTCAACACCATGATCATCGCGGTGCCCGGAGTCCTCGTCACCCTGTTCCTCGCCTCGTTCGTGGCGTTCGCGCTGGCCCGGCTGAGGATGCGCGGCGGGCTCGTCCTGCTGATGCTCTTCACCGCGGGGAACCTGCTCCCGCAACAGGTGATCGTCACACCGCTGTACGTCGTCTTCAACCGCATCCCGCTGCCCTACTGGATGTCCGACTCGATGACGATGTTCGACTCCTACTGGGCCGTCATCCTGGTGCAGGTCGGATTCCAGCTCGGCTTCTGCGTCTTCGTCCTCGCCAACTTCATGCGGACCCTCCCGCAGGAGATCCTGGAGGCTGCCGTCGTGGACGGGGCCGGCGTCTGGACCCAGTACTGGCGCATCACCCTGCCCCTGTGCCGTCCCGCACTCGCGGCCCTCGGCACACTCCAGTTCACCTGGATGTACAACGACTTCCTCTGGGCGCTGGTCTTCATCTCCGACGGCGACAAACTCCCGGTCACCTCGGCGCTGAACAACCTGCGCGGCCAGTTCTTCACCGACTACAACCTGCTCGCCGCCGGTTCGGTGATCGTCGCGCTCCCGACCCTCGTGGTCTTCCTGCTGCTCCAGCGGCACTTCATCGCGGGGCTCACGCTGGGGTCAAGCAAGGGGTGA